The nucleotide sequence GGGAGGAAAGTATGAAACTTTTCATAGCCCTTTAATTATAAGAACTTAAAAGGCAAAAAAAAAGCCCCGAATTACTTCAGGGCTTTAGGCTAATCCCAAAAATCACTAAGGGATCAAAATGGTCTGAATGCAAGGCGGATGAGTTTCGCCCGCAAGGAGGCGTAGCCTAAGCTACGCTGGATGAGGACGAAGCTCATTCAACGCAGCAGGCGGGCCGTTTTCATCCCTTAGAATGGAATTTCGTCGTTAGAGTTGAAGCTAGGCTCCGGACCGAAATCCTGGAAGTTGAAATCGTCGTTACCCATAGAGTTGCCAGAGGATTTTTCGCCACCAGCTGCGCCCAGGAATTGAACTGTGGAAGCCACGATTTCAGTCGTGTAGCGTTTTTGACCTTGTTGGTCTTCCCACTGACGAGTTTGCAATTTGCCTTCTACGTAAACCTGACGGCCTTTGGAAAGGTGTTTGCCGCAGATCTCAGCCAATTTGCCCCATACAGTGATACGGTGCCATTCAGTGCGCTCTTGGCGTTGACCGTCTTTTACCCATGACTCACTTGTAGCCAGATTCAAACGCGCAACAGTGCTGCCACTGCCGATTGCCTTAACTTCAGGATCAGCGCCCAAACGGCCTACAAGGATAACTTTATTTACTCCGGACATATTCCCTCCAAATATTAATTAACCAGTTCGTTTTTTGTCAGAACGGGAGCTAAGTCAATAAGGACTTAGCTTCAGGATTGTATTGTGAATAGGGTGAGCAATATTTAGGCAGAGCCCCGCATCAAGTTAATTTAAGCGGGGCTGGTGGGGGATCTAATAATCGGATTAACGCACGGCGCCGATGCTTGGCGGCATCATAGGATTGCTGGCGGAAACCTTGAATTTGTACTGGGAGCCTTCGGAGGTCGGTGTTTTATAACCGTCAATGAACGTCAGGAACAAAGCCGCACGCTCTTGGAAGCTGCGTTTGGTTTTAAGATCCACTTCGATATTATAAGCACCAATCTGATGACCGAAAGAGTTTCCACGATTCACAATCGTCAGGCCGATCTTGCCTTTAATAGTACCGTAAAGTTCATCGCCCGGTTTACCAATGGTTCCGGTTTCAATCACGAACTGTCCGGCGGCCAGACGGCCTTTCAGTTCCACCGTGCTCAATTTCAGATCCGGCAACGTCAATGGGCCCATCGGGGTGTTCACGTTGGAAGGCGGAAGCTCGAACTGATTGATGGAAAGATTCATTTCAATGTCGGGCTGTTCCTGGAAAGTCAGATCGGCCAAAGCCGTGGACTCCAGATTCAGCTGACCTTTTAGCAGAACAGGCAAGTTCGCCATTTCGCGCAGATCATGCAGGGAAATCTTTTTCGCGCTGACTTCGATCTTGTGGCGTTCAGCACCGTTTTCGGTTTTGCTGCCTTTACCCACTTGAACGTCGACGTCACCTTTCAACAAACCCTTTGCAGACACATGGCCGTAAGGTTTTTGCTGAATCAGGCCACGAACCGACGGAGTGATCACCAGCTCCGTCGCTGAAATCGCCGGAGTTCTGATGGATTCAATATAGACTTGATCCATCTTCACGCCCGGTTGCGGGAACAGGCTCATTTTTAGTTTTTCAAACTGCACGTAAACAGAATTATTGGAAAGACGGGACACCTGGGAAGAAATCAAATCACTCAGGTCGTCAAACGGGAACAGCAGAAAAACAAAGACCAGGGCGGAAACCACCATGACAAAGATTTTGCCTTTGCTTTCGCGGATCAATTTCAGCAACTGACGAAGTTGTTCCATTATTCGTCTCCGCTGTCGTTGTTGTTGTTACGTTTGAAGCGGTTGCCGCGCGAAGGAGGCTCGGGAGCTTCCGGTGCCGGGGCGGCAGGGACGGCCAAAGCCACCATCTTGTAAACCACGTCAAAATAGCGGTTGTCCTCGCGGTTGGCGGTCATCACCATGTCTTTCATTTTCACACTCGGGTTGATGCTCTGGAACTGATAGCCCAGATCCAGCACCTGACGGATGTTTAGTTTTGCAAGGCTGACCTGCAAAAGACCTTCTGTCAGATTTTTAGGAACCAGATTGGAATTGTTGTCCTGAATCTCGGTGCCTTTGATCTGTTCCGGCAAAAGATTCGCCGCCTTGATCTGATTGTCGATGTTGTTGCGAATCATGTCCATGCTTGGCGCCTGGGGAATCTGCGGAACATCCGAAGATTCACGGCTGACCTTCAGCAATTCACGAATGGTCATGCGTTTGCTTTCAAATTCGCCGACGTATTCAGTGGACTGAGTGTATTTGCCATAAGGAATGGACAGGATGATCAAAGAAACCAGCGCCACGCCACCCACCAAAGTGAGCTTTTGCATGGCCGGAGTCATGTTTTCATAGCGGTCGCGCAGCTGATTGTAAGCACCACTTTCCTGGATACGTTCCCAGGTCACACGGGCGTCGCTGACAAGTTTTTCTTTTAAATCGTCAAAACTGCTCATCTTGTCACCTTCTCAACATTGCGATCGACATTGAAGCTGAATGAAAAAGCGGTGCGGCCGGGCAGAGCGCCCAGCGTGCTTTGGCCACTTTTCACCTGACCATCCGTGGAAACGTTGGTCAGTGCCTGCTGCAGAAGACTCATTTCACGCGGAGAGTTCACATACCCTTGCAAAGTCACCTGAGCATCCTGAATCGCCATTTGCTGGATGTCCAAAGTGATCGAGGACTTCGGCGGAGCCGCATCGTTGATCTTTTTGGCGATGTCCAGGGCGGAGTTCATATTGGCAACGCTCGCCAGAGTTTTAAGATCAGCGGCGCGTTTTTTGTTGTCACGGATGTACTTGCGAATGCCGTTTTCAGAAGCCGCACGGCCTTTCAGACCTGCGACTGTCTTGGCTTGGGACTTCAGCACTTCCTGAGTGCGGTCCGCAAGGCTTAAAGCAAAGCTTTCACGCAAAGACGAGTACACAAACAGAACCACCAAAGCCGCTGTGGCCACTTTGATTGTCGAGCCCCATTTTTCCCAGAACATTTTCAGCTGGTGATTTTCTTTGGCGAATTCACCGCGCAGGAAGTTCAAAGGTGGGTTTCTTGGTTTTTTGAAGCCTTCAATCGCCAGTCCCAAAGCCACGCCACAAATTGCGCCATGGTAAGCTGAGCGTTCGAAGTTTACATTCGGGATCTGATCCAGAACCGACACGCGGTTCACCGGAACTTCCAGAACTTGCGTCAGGAATGGGCCCAGATTCTGAATCTGAGATACACCGCCGGTCAGGTGGATGCTGTTGATCTGGGCATTGAATTCACTTTTCATTTCCAGAATCGCCAGTTGCAGATCCCGCGCCATTTCGCGCACGCACTTGGCAATTGTGTCTGAGAAAGTCACCTGATCGAAAGTGGCACCCTGTTTATTGGTCAGGATGAATGCTTTGGTCTGAAGTTCTTTGATCGCTTCGATGTACGGAATTTCGTATTTCTTCGCAATGGCGTCAGCGATATTTTTACCGCCCCAAAGAATAGACCCCACCTGAATCAAAGAGCTGCCTTCAAAGGCACACACCAAAGTGCGGCTGTGCCCGATGTTCAAAGTGATAGTGACCTGACGAACGGGTCTGACTTCTTCTTCCAGTCCCAAAGCCGGAGCTGTCAAAGCGGGTGGGGCTTCATTCCAGCGTTCGAACACGTTCGCAAAGGAAGTGCCCTCGGAAGAAATGATGAACGGATCCATGTTGGAATCCTGCGCACGCTGAATTAGATTCTGCACGTGGATTTTTGGAGCCGCACACGCCAGAACTTCCGCGCCGGAACCTACCGTGCGGATGATTTTAGCGTCAAAGATGGCATTGTCAGATGAAAATGGCAGATCTTCTTCAAGTTCAAAGGCCAGAGATTTGGAGATCTTGATGCGGTCATTGAACGGGAAGAATTTGTTTCGAATCGCCACGCGATTTTGTGGCAATGCAAAGTTGAACCGAGTTTGTGACGGGTCATAAAGACTGGAGAGGTCACGCAAATACTCAAGGATTTCAAGCTCCTGATCAGCGCCTGGAGAAATTCCGAGTGGATGCTCCATGAACTGAGTTACTTGAAAGCCCTTTGAAGTGGACTGCACTTCAACAACCTTGATGCTGCTGGATCCGATGTCAATGCCGAGAGATTTCAAAGCAATTCCTCCATGAACTGGCTTTGGTCTAAGTTTATGCGACGTTTGGCTCTGTGTATAGCTATTATTGTCGCCACGCCATCCGGGCTCAGTCGGTGCCGCAGCTTCGCTGCGGTTCGCGCATCCATGCGCCACCGAAGGGCGACAATAACAGCTATACACAGAGCCAATGGCATAAAAGACCTGCATCTTGGTGCGGGGGATGTAGGCTGTTCCCCTTTGGGGAAGGCGCGGTGGGGATGGGGATGCTGGATTTTGGTCGAGGTGTGGGTGGTTATTGGGTGACGCGCTTCGCCCTCGTAGCGAGGGCGGATTGCGTTAACTGCTAGAGATGGAGGGTTGTCGAAATATTGGACGGCCCTTGGAAATTTTGCTGGTTTCTTCGATGTAATCATACAGAAACGTATTTAGTGGTAGAAACGCGGATCAAATTCAATCTTTTGAGGTTTTCATGCGTTTTTTTGGCGTCTTTGTGCTGGTCTGTCTTGTGTCGTTTAATTCACATGCTTTGTTTGGGAAGAAGAAAAAAACCACCCCTGTTTCAGAGTATTCAAAAGGCCATACGGTTGTGACTTCAGATGGGTGCCGCTTGAATCTGTCAGTGTTGTATATAAATCCTAAAGATAAGCATATGTGGAGTGGCGCATGTCCGGGTGGGAATGCTGAGGGTTTTGGTTGGGTTTCTGTTCAGCAGTATGACGGTGTTTTTGTTAAAATTTATGGTGTTCAAATGCAGCGAGGTGCGGTTATTCCTGGCAGCTATTATGTGAACTCCCTTCAAACATACTATTACTATATTGCTGGCACCGATTCCGTGGATTACTGCGATGGTAAAAATAATAGCAATGCTCAGCAATGTGCGAAGATCAACTCTTGGCTTGCTGCAAATCAACCAACTCAACAAGTGATGTCCTCCAATGGATGTAAACTGGAACAGCCTAGTGTAATTGTGCGTGGACCTAAAGTGACGTGGAGTGGGAAGTGTGAAAATGGATATGCAGAAGGGTATGGCTATGTGACCGTACCCAATGTGAATCAAAAAGGACAAGAGGATGGCAAGTGGTCTTATTTGATTCGGTATAGTCAAGGTAAGAAAATCGCTGGCAGCTATTTCTTGTATGATGTGGTTCTAAACTCAGGAACCAAAAGCACGGTAGTTTTTCGTATGGGAGCGGCTTTGTCCCCAATGCATATTGAGACTTTAAAGCCCTGCGCTACCATCAAACCTTGCAAAGAGCTGATGGCTGCAAAAGCTTTGGGTGGGAAAAATCCTGAAGGGATGGCGCCGGTTTCTGATTTCATGCCTCCGATTGCTGACACTCGTGGGGGTGGGGATCGTCCTCCGGCATTTGATCCGAACCCTAATCCAAATCGTCCAGCCAATCCGGCGCAGCCACCGATGAATGGTGGGAATAATTCTTCTTCTGCTGGCGGCTATGGTATCGGCAAGTACAAAGCTCCGAAAGTGGCTTGTGATGACTATGCTTTGGGCCTTGAGATGGACAAACATTCTGCGACGATCAATGAGGGTGTGGGAGTTTGCGACAACGCGAAAGCTACGGCGAAGCTTTATGAGTTCTATGCGAACTTGTTAGAGGCTAGTTGCCCGAGCAAAGCAGCCGAGGTGGCGCAAGTGCGTGAAGCGGTTGAATCTGCCAAACAAACGATTCGTGGCAGTTGCGCTGATTATGGCTACTAGTTAGAAAAGATTAGATTTAAAAAACAAAAACCCCGGTTCATCGCCGGGGTTTTTTATTTTTCTATCTTTCATTCCAATAGACAACTCTTGGCGGGCCTTTGGGGATTTGTGTGGCGTTGTTGCCGGCGTTACCTCCGCCGGGATTACCGCTTGGGTTGCCTCCGGCGGCGGGGTCGGGATTGCCGCTGCTTTGGTCGCCACCGGCTGCAGCCTTTTTGTCTTTGTCGACGTATTTTTTCACTTTGCTTGCGGTTTTTTGCAAGTCCATCACCACCGCAACAATTTCGCGGGTGGCGCCGGCGAATTCACCGGTGCTGCGGATTTTAAAGTTCATCACGCTGTCGCAGATCAGCGGAACGTCTTCAGGATTTCCTTCCGTGCGGATGCCTTTGCCTTGAACGAATTGCCAGAAATCGCTGCTGCCGCCGCCTTGGTCACATTTGAACTGTCCACCTTCTTCTTCAGATCCGCGGCGTTTGATGATCTCGGTGACCACTTCGTCGGTCATGGCCGGGTCCAGGGATTTTAGAACTTCGCGGGTGGCGATGTTCGGGTTGATCCCTTTCATTCCATAAATGGTCACTCGCGGGGCCAGCAGGTCATAGAAGTCATCGTTCATGCCTGGAACCATGTGCAGTTCCGCGATAGATCTGAACGGACGGTTCGGAGGATAGTAATCGCTTTGCGAAGCCTGGTTCAGTTCAGCATAATTGGCGCGTTTGTCGCCGCCGTTTAACGAAGCGGACTTCGGGCTCATCCAGTCGGCGATGTTGTTCACCAGTTCGTCAAATCGGACGTTGCTGTATTCACGCTGGAAGTTTTCGTCTTCTTTAATTTTTTGCGCAAAGATGGTGACCAGCTGTTTTTTCGTCAGTTCCTGCAACGACTTTGACGGGGAGGCCAAGTCATTCAGGTCGATCTTGGATCCTTCATCCTCGATCGTCACAATGTAGCTTGTGTCCATCGTGGAATCGGCGACGGCCTTTTTGAAGGCATCTTTGTCGATCGCGCTTAATTCATCCGGGATCGGCAGTGGCCACGCAAACGGGAACTGCCAGATTTGATCCAGCATCTTGGTGTCACCCAGCTTGTCGCCCAATTTGCTCTGGGCCTGTTGATAGATCTTGATACGCAGCAAGCTCAGCTGCATGCCGGATTTAGCGGCATAATATGCTTTCACGCGGTTTAAGCCCTGTGAATTCACCAGATATTCGACGTTGGAATCATAGGACACTTCCATCGCAATCCACATCATCAGCATGATACAGGCAATCGCGATCATCAGCGCGATGCCTCGGGCATTATTGATTGGGCGCTTGAGTTCGCGGCCAAGAGCTTTGATTGCCTTGAGCATTTGCACCCTCCTCTGGATTGTTCGGGAAGTGAATAGGGACGATAAGTTGCATTGAATACTTTTTGCTTTTCCCGGCGGTTTTCTTTTCCACGGTCAAAGAGATCTCAACTGCTTGAGGGAATTTGCCTTTGGTCGCTGCATCGCCTTGAGCATCCGTGCGCCAGTCATTGGCCCAATCTTGTTTGCCTTTACCCATATAGCGCAGTTTGAATTCGCTGACGTTTTCAAGCAAAGCCACTTCGTCGCCACCTTTGGTGACATCCAAGTCCACATAAGGGGAGCTTCGGCGCCACAGGCATTTGGAACTGCCGCCACCTTCGCGCAGTGATTTACAGTCGCGCAGGGTATAGCCGACTTCGATAAAGTCTGCCTGTTTGGTGTTTCTGACGGTGCGGGCATTGTTCATGGTCACGAAATTGATGGACTCGTTGTTACCCACGAAGTGGGTCTCAGGATCACGACGGGGAACTTCGCGTTGTTCTGCCGGGTCTTGTGTTTCATTGGTGATCGGGCCGGGGTTGCCGCCAGGGAATCCGCCATTAGGGATGGTGCCGCCGCCGGGATTGCCATTGTTGTTTGTATTCTTTTTCTTGATCAGCTGTTCCAGCTCTTTTTCAACGTCGCGATAGTGGTAAGCCAGATTGATGTCTCTTTCCAGCAGGCGCAAACCGTCGCGCATACGGGACACATCATCGATCTGATCCTGCAGTTTGACCTTGGCCTTCACGGCCTGTTGAATGGCCTGCGCCGTCAGCATCGTGAGTGTCCCCAGGATGGTGATCGTGATCATGAGCTCAATCATGGTAAAGCCGCGGTTGTGTTTCATCATCACATCCCCGGCATCGAAGGCAGTGGCAGTTCCTTGTCATAATCGACAAAGTACTGGGTGGCGGAAAACTCCAGCGGTTTTTTCGCCCCTTTGTAAATGACTGTAACTTTGACTTCTTTCACCGACTTGGAAAGGTGCTCTGTCAGTGTCTTCATCACGGTCAAAGCCATTTCATCCGCACCCCCAGCCTGAGCGGTCAGGGTCGCTGAAATATCCGGAACTTCAAATTCTTTGGAGGTCATTTTCCAGGTGTATTGCGGGTACTCAGAGCCAAAGTCGTCTTCGGTTTCTTCGGGGATGGAGTCCAGAGGTTTTCCGGCGTACTCCATTTCGACTTCGACCATTTTTCTTTCAAGCAAAGCTGTGACTTCGGTGGAAAGCTGGGTCTTGCGGACACGCATGAAAGAACCGCTCCAGGAATTCGCCAAAAGCATAATTCCCGAGGACAGGATCACCATCGCCATGATGGTTTCAATCAATGTGAATCCGTTTTTTTTCACCGCTGGACTTCCTTTAACGAAGAAGCTTTCTCAATGATATCAGCTTGACCCGTTAAAGGATTAAAAACAAGAGTCCAAGTTAAATTATTTCCATTCGTGATCTGCACAGCAGAGGCTTCCACAAAGCCCTCTGGGAAGAAATGGATGTAGGCCACCCCGGAAGTCATAGGGGATTTCATATTCACAGTTTCAACCGAGGCAAAACGCAGGCCCTCGGGAAGCTCTTTTTCTTTTTTCAGCAGGGACTTGTCCATCTGAAACAGTGGAGGAGGAGCATCCTCTTCATCCCGGTCTTTTTCTTTTTCCGCGGCTTCAGGATCCACAGCTTGGGGGCCACTGGCGCGTTCCAGCCAATACTTTTCCTCTCCCGGTTCCATGCTGATGGCCAGGCGGTAAGTGGAGTTGGTCAAACGGGCTTTGTTGCGGATTTCTTTGGAAAGAACGATGAAGTTGCGGGCGACGGTCTTGATGTTGCCGTCTTTTTTGAGAAGTCGGGGGGCTCCCACTGTGATCAAGGCGGCCATAATGGCCAGCACGATCATGATCTCAATGAGAGTGAAACCCCGCTTATTGCCAAGCATCTGAATTAGTTCAGATCATCCAGCGTGATGTCTTTGTCAAAGCCAGAACCACCTTCGCGGCCGTCTTTACCCAAAGATTTCAAAGAGTATTCGCCACCTTCCAGTTCGTAAACCAGATCGTGACCGAATGGATCCTGAAGTTTCTTGGTGTAGTAAGGCTGAGGACCCCAGTTGGAGCAGTTTGGATCAGCAGTTGTCAGGCCTTCCAAAGTCTGAGGATATTTACCGCAATCCGTGTAGTACATGGAAAGGGCGTTCACGATTTGTGTCAGTTGGATCTTAGCCTCTTTGGCTTTGGATTTATCCAATTGTCCCGTGATGTTAGGAAGAAGAAGAGCTGCGATACCACCGATGATGGCAAGGACGATCATGATTTCAATCAGAGTCATACCCTTGCGGTTTTTGAGAAGAGACATACTTACTCCTTTTTACAGACATTGAGGATAGCAAAACCTAGCCCAAAATCAAAGGACAGAGCGGCAGCCGGACTAATGTCACATAATAATTCTTCGCTCTGTTGGCTGCGGTTATGCGACGCCCGGAGAATTCGCTGTGGGAACCCTTCTCGCCTCGGACAGTCCTCGCTCGTGTGTGTCCGTTTTGTTTCGAGTCGTTTTGTAGGCTCGTCTGCGGAACTCGGCGCGCAGGGTTCCCACAGCGAACTCTCCGGACTCGTTAATCGAATCACAAGAGGACTTTATGGGACAATAGTCGGGACTGCCTTTGCTGGGTTGTGAAGGTATGGGGATAGTTTGGGATGGGGAGTTTATGGGTTACTTTAGGTTTTTGGTTGGACGTTTGTCTGTCTTGTTTTGAGTAAGGAAGCTGCCGATAAGTTTGGGATGAGAAGTATATTTGGTGTCGTGTTCTTGTTTTTGATGCAGGCGCAGGCGTTTGAGATTTCTAAGAAATCAGATCGGCTTGTTTTGTCGGGGGCTTGTGAAGAGGGGAAAAGTATTTATTCCTCTTTGGCGAAGTGGAGTAGGAATGCCAAAACCGGCAAAACTTGTGACCCTGGTTCTGTGATGGATCAGCCGGGCGAGTCATGTAATTTCGATATCACGGATTGTGTGCCTGAACATGTGGTCAAATATCATGGGGCCACGCCTGAAGTGGACGGTCCGAACTGTTGGAACTTGTCCCTGGTGATGAGTAATATTTTGCCTTCCATGCGTTATTCGACTCCGGAAGAAATGAATTTCTATATGCGTCCGCCTCTTTGCCGTGCGCTAAAAGACGGTGAAAAGAAAGAGCCAGGGGATGTGGGAGCCATTCGTCAGATCGCCGGCGTGGGTAAGACCAACGAATATCATGGTTTCATTTATATCGACGAAAAGATCGCCTATTCAAAAAATGGTTTTAGCAGCATGGCCCCTTATGCGCTTCAAACTCTGGATAAGGTTTATAAAACCTATGAAGTCCCCAACAAGCAGGAATGCCGTCAAAATGTCATCAATGCCAAAAGCTCTAAATGCGGGCAGGCCGTGGCATTTTACCGTTGTGATTCCATGGAAAACTATTTGAAGAACAACCAGAATGTGCCGGATCAGGTTCGTGAAACGTTCAAGGGGATGGATGCAGCTGAAAACTGCGTGCAGGAAGCCTTGTTCAAAGGGGATGCGTTGGGGGCTGAAGCCCGCAAGAATCTGCGCGAAACGGGGCTTGCTCTGGTTGAATACCTGAAAGATGCTAAAAACAAACCCGAGATCGCCAAGATGAAAC is from Bdellovibrio bacteriovorus str. Tiberius and encodes:
- a CDS encoding single-stranded DNA-binding protein, with the protein product MSGVNKVILVGRLGADPEVKAIGSGSTVARLNLATSESWVKDGQRQERTEWHRITVWGKLAEICGKHLSKGRQVYVEGKLQTRQWEDQQGQKRYTTEIVASTVQFLGAAGGEKSSGNSMGNDDFNFQDFGPEPSFNSNDEIPF
- the gspN gene encoding type II secretion system protein GspN produces the protein MEQLRQLLKLIRESKGKIFVMVVSALVFVFLLFPFDDLSDLISSQVSRLSNNSVYVQFEKLKMSLFPQPGVKMDQVYIESIRTPAISATELVITPSVRGLIQQKPYGHVSAKGLLKGDVDVQVGKGSKTENGAERHKIEVSAKKISLHDLREMANLPVLLKGQLNLESTALADLTFQEQPDIEMNLSINQFELPPSNVNTPMGPLTLPDLKLSTVELKGRLAAGQFVIETGTIGKPGDELYGTIKGKIGLTIVNRGNSFGHQIGAYNIEVDLKTKRSFQERAALFLTFIDGYKTPTSEGSQYKFKVSASNPMMPPSIGAVR
- the pilM gene encoding pilus assembly protein PilM, which codes for MKSLGIDIGSSSIKVVEVQSTSKGFQVTQFMEHPLGISPGADQELEILEYLRDLSSLYDPSQTRFNFALPQNRVAIRNKFFPFNDRIKISKSLAFELEEDLPFSSDNAIFDAKIIRTVGSGAEVLACAAPKIHVQNLIQRAQDSNMDPFIISSEGTSFANVFERWNEAPPALTAPALGLEEEVRPVRQVTITLNIGHSRTLVCAFEGSSLIQVGSILWGGKNIADAIAKKYEIPYIEAIKELQTKAFILTNKQGATFDQVTFSDTIAKCVREMARDLQLAILEMKSEFNAQINSIHLTGGVSQIQNLGPFLTQVLEVPVNRVSVLDQIPNVNFERSAYHGAICGVALGLAIEGFKKPRNPPLNFLRGEFAKENHQLKMFWEKWGSTIKVATAALVVLFVYSSLRESFALSLADRTQEVLKSQAKTVAGLKGRAASENGIRKYIRDNKKRAADLKTLASVANMNSALDIAKKINDAAPPKSSITLDIQQMAIQDAQVTLQGYVNSPREMSLLQQALTNVSTDGQVKSGQSTLGALPGRTAFSFSFNVDRNVEKVTR
- a CDS encoding general secretion pathway protein GspK; translation: MLKAIKALGRELKRPINNARGIALMIAIACIMLMMWIAMEVSYDSNVEYLVNSQGLNRVKAYYAAKSGMQLSLLRIKIYQQAQSKLGDKLGDTKMLDQIWQFPFAWPLPIPDELSAIDKDAFKKAVADSTMDTSYIVTIEDEGSKIDLNDLASPSKSLQELTKKQLVTIFAQKIKEDENFQREYSNVRFDELVNNIADWMSPKSASLNGGDKRANYAELNQASQSDYYPPNRPFRSIAELHMVPGMNDDFYDLLAPRVTIYGMKGINPNIATREVLKSLDPAMTDEVVTEIIKRRGSEEEGGQFKCDQGGGSSDFWQFVQGKGIRTEGNPEDVPLICDSVMNFKIRSTGEFAGATREIVAVVMDLQKTASKVKKYVDKDKKAAAGGDQSSGNPDPAAGGNPSGNPGGGNAGNNATQIPKGPPRVVYWNER
- a CDS encoding type II secretion system protein GspJ; this encodes MMKHNRGFTMIELMITITILGTLTMLTAQAIQQAVKAKVKLQDQIDDVSRMRDGLRLLERDINLAYHYRDVEKELEQLIKKKNTNNNGNPGGGTIPNGGFPGGNPGPITNETQDPAEQREVPRRDPETHFVGNNESINFVTMNNARTVRNTKQADFIEVGYTLRDCKSLREGGGSSKCLWRRSSPYVDLDVTKGGDEVALLENVSEFKLRYMGKGKQDWANDWRTDAQGDAATKGKFPQAVEISLTVEKKTAGKSKKYSMQLIVPIHFPNNPEEGANAQGNQSSWPRTQAPNQ
- a CDS encoding type II secretion system protein, with the translated sequence MKKNGFTLIETIMAMVILSSGIMLLANSWSGSFMRVRKTQLSTEVTALLERKMVEVEMEYAGKPLDSIPEETEDDFGSEYPQYTWKMTSKEFEVPDISATLTAQAGGADEMALTVMKTLTEHLSKSVKEVKVTVIYKGAKKPLEFSATQYFVDYDKELPLPSMPGM
- a CDS encoding pilus assembly FimT family protein encodes the protein MLGNKRGFTLIEIMIVLAIMAALITVGAPRLLKKDGNIKTVARNFIVLSKEIRNKARLTNSTYRLAISMEPGEEKYWLERASGPQAVDPEAAEKEKDRDEEDAPPPLFQMDKSLLKKEKELPEGLRFASVETVNMKSPMTSGVAYIHFFPEGFVEASAVQITNGNNLTWTLVFNPLTGQADIIEKASSLKEVQR
- the gspG gene encoding type II secretion system major pseudopilin GspG, which translates into the protein MSLLKNRKGMTLIEIMIVLAIIGGIAALLLPNITGQLDKSKAKEAKIQLTQIVNALSMYYTDCGKYPQTLEGLTTADPNCSNWGPQPYYTKKLQDPFGHDLVYELEGGEYSLKSLGKDGREGGSGFDKDITLDDLN